In Daphnia magna isolate NIES linkage group LG5, ASM2063170v1.1, whole genome shotgun sequence, a single genomic region encodes these proteins:
- the LOC116922733 gene encoding ferrochelatase, mitochondrial isoform X1, translating to MLYNSNFLCRATMVSAVLGRSMILTNPKQFLPNGMAKMMMTSHWLNNNNNTRTATTDSHAKPAKTGILMLNMGGPSTLPEVGDFLRNLFLDRDIIQLPLQSKLGPYIAKRRTPDIQKKYGQIGGGSPILKWTRKQGDMMCTLLDKISPESAPHKAYVGFRYANPLTEITLEQMEKDNLERAVAFTQYPHYSCTTTGSSMNAIYKYYAERNITTKLNWSVIDRWGTHPRLVDAFVDLIEKELQSIDPKIRDEVIILFSAHSLPLRSVNRGDPYPAEVGATVQLIMSRLHHANPYRLVWQSKVGPLPWLEPATDKTIESYIKNGKKHFLLVPIAFTSDHIETLHELDIEYGEELAQKLGVETYRRLPALNDHPIFIDALADLVSTHLRKGPRVTGQLLSRCPMCVNETCGKCKNWLSTMCK from the exons ATGTTATATAATAGTAATTTCCTCTGCAGGGCAACCATGGTTTCCGCAGTACTTGGCCGTTCAATGATACTCACAAACCCAAAGCAATTCCTTCCTAATGGAATGGcaaagatgatgatgacgtCTCATTGGTTgaacaataataacaatacCAGAACGGCCACAACAGATTCTCATGCAAAACCGGCAAAAACAGGTATCTTAATGTTGAACATGGGTGGCCCAAGCACTTTGCCCGAGGTTGGGGACTTTTTGCGCAACCTATTCTTAGACCGTGACATCATTCAGTTGCCCTTACAAAG TAAGTTGGGACCTTACATAGCCAAACGGCGGACACCAGATATCCAGAAAAAATACGGGCAAATTGGAGGCGGTTCGCCAATTTTAAAATGGACACGCAAACAG GGTGACATGATGTGTACGCTTCTGGACAAGATTTCTCCCGAGTCGGCCCCTCACAAGGCCTACGTTGGCTTTCGTTACGCCAATCCTCTTACCGAAATAACCTTAGAGCAAATGGAGAAGGATAACCTCGAAAGAGCAGTAGCATTTACTCAGTATCCTCACTACAGCTGTACAACAACTGGTTCCAGTATGAACGCCATCTATAAATATTACGCTGAACG TAATATCACAACGAAATTGAACTGGAGCGTAATTGATCGCTGGGGGACACATCCCCGGCTAGTCGATGCTTTTGTCGACCTCATTGAAAAAGAGCTACAAAGCATCGACCCGAAAATTCGAGATGAAGTTATCATCCTGTTTTCCGCTCATTCCCTTCCGCTGAGG TCTGTTAATCGTGGGGACCCCTATCCGGCCGAAGTAGGAGCCACTGTCCAGCTAATAATGAGCAGACTTCATCATGCCAACCCCTACAGATTAGTGTGGCAGTCAAAGGTCGGGCCACTGCCGTGGCTGGAGCCCGCCACTGATAAAACCATTGAAA GCTAtataaaaaatggaaagaaacaTTTCTTACTAGTCCCTATCGCATTTACTTCCGATCACATTGAAACTCTCCATGAACTGGATATCGAATACGGGGAAGAACTAGCCCAaaag CTTGGAGTCGAAACTTATCGTCGACTTCCGGCACTCAACGACCATCCAATATTCATCGATGCTCTGGCTGATCTTGTCTCAACTCACTTACGCAAAGGCCCGCGTGTAACGGGTCAGTTACTCTCCCGGTGTCCAATGTGTGTCAACGAAACCTGTGGCAAGTGCAAAAACTGGCTCTCCACCATGTGCAAGTAG
- the LOC116922733 gene encoding ferrochelatase, mitochondrial isoform X2 produces MVSAVLGRSMILTNPKQFLPNGMAKMMMTSHWLNNNNNTRTATTDSHAKPAKTGILMLNMGGPSTLPEVGDFLRNLFLDRDIIQLPLQSKLGPYIAKRRTPDIQKKYGQIGGGSPILKWTRKQGDMMCTLLDKISPESAPHKAYVGFRYANPLTEITLEQMEKDNLERAVAFTQYPHYSCTTTGSSMNAIYKYYAERNITTKLNWSVIDRWGTHPRLVDAFVDLIEKELQSIDPKIRDEVIILFSAHSLPLRSVNRGDPYPAEVGATVQLIMSRLHHANPYRLVWQSKVGPLPWLEPATDKTIESYIKNGKKHFLLVPIAFTSDHIETLHELDIEYGEELAQKLGVETYRRLPALNDHPIFIDALADLVSTHLRKGPRVTGQLLSRCPMCVNETCGKCKNWLSTMCK; encoded by the exons ATGGTTTCCGCAGTACTTGGCCGTTCAATGATACTCACAAACCCAAAGCAATTCCTTCCTAATGGAATGGcaaagatgatgatgacgtCTCATTGGTTgaacaataataacaatacCAGAACGGCCACAACAGATTCTCATGCAAAACCGGCAAAAACAGGTATCTTAATGTTGAACATGGGTGGCCCAAGCACTTTGCCCGAGGTTGGGGACTTTTTGCGCAACCTATTCTTAGACCGTGACATCATTCAGTTGCCCTTACAAAG TAAGTTGGGACCTTACATAGCCAAACGGCGGACACCAGATATCCAGAAAAAATACGGGCAAATTGGAGGCGGTTCGCCAATTTTAAAATGGACACGCAAACAG GGTGACATGATGTGTACGCTTCTGGACAAGATTTCTCCCGAGTCGGCCCCTCACAAGGCCTACGTTGGCTTTCGTTACGCCAATCCTCTTACCGAAATAACCTTAGAGCAAATGGAGAAGGATAACCTCGAAAGAGCAGTAGCATTTACTCAGTATCCTCACTACAGCTGTACAACAACTGGTTCCAGTATGAACGCCATCTATAAATATTACGCTGAACG TAATATCACAACGAAATTGAACTGGAGCGTAATTGATCGCTGGGGGACACATCCCCGGCTAGTCGATGCTTTTGTCGACCTCATTGAAAAAGAGCTACAAAGCATCGACCCGAAAATTCGAGATGAAGTTATCATCCTGTTTTCCGCTCATTCCCTTCCGCTGAGG TCTGTTAATCGTGGGGACCCCTATCCGGCCGAAGTAGGAGCCACTGTCCAGCTAATAATGAGCAGACTTCATCATGCCAACCCCTACAGATTAGTGTGGCAGTCAAAGGTCGGGCCACTGCCGTGGCTGGAGCCCGCCACTGATAAAACCATTGAAA GCTAtataaaaaatggaaagaaacaTTTCTTACTAGTCCCTATCGCATTTACTTCCGATCACATTGAAACTCTCCATGAACTGGATATCGAATACGGGGAAGAACTAGCCCAaaag CTTGGAGTCGAAACTTATCGTCGACTTCCGGCACTCAACGACCATCCAATATTCATCGATGCTCTGGCTGATCTTGTCTCAACTCACTTACGCAAAGGCCCGCGTGTAACGGGTCAGTTACTCTCCCGGTGTCCAATGTGTGTCAACGAAACCTGTGGCAAGTGCAAAAACTGGCTCTCCACCATGTGCAAGTAG
- the LOC116922734 gene encoding ATP synthase subunit C lysine N-methyltransferase, which translates to MTMENKNTQNLNCGCDPYLLSLVETSQEQQPVAKISNRSTGLLLASITGGAAIALSVVCFPFVAPALRRVVLPYVPASTQQVENVMKALSKSSTGGKKLIDLGSGDGRIVLAAGQRGFQSHGVELNTVLVLYSKLAAWRQRIKNATFSRQDLFKVDYTKYNNIVIFGVEEMMPELEELFEKSLTSSSQVIACRFPLPNWKPSHIIGEGIDTVWVYEV; encoded by the exons ATGActatggaaaacaaaaacacgcaAAATCTAAATTGCGGATGTGATCCTTACCTTCTGTCGTTGGTAGAAACTTCCCAGGAACAGCAACCAGTTGCAAAAATATCAAATAGATCTACAGGTCTTTTACTTGCGTCCATTACTGGAGGAGCCGCGATTGCGTTAagtgttgtttgtttcccTTTCGTTGCGCCAGCGTTAAGACGA GTAGTACTTCCATATGTTCCAGCAAGTACACAGCAAGTTGAGAATGTCATGAAAGCCCTCTCCAAAAGCAGTACTGGAGGGAAGAAATTGATTGATCTTGGCAGCGGAGATGGACGAATA GTTTTGGCTGCTGGTCAAAGAGGCTTTCAAAGTCATGGAGTTGAATTGAATACAGTCCTTGTTTTATATTCCAAGTTAGCTGCCTGGAGgcaaagaattaaaaatgcaACTTTCAGCAGACAG GACTTATTCAAAGTAGACTACACTAAATACAACAACATTGTCATTTTTGGTGTAGAAGAAATG ATGCCTGAATTAGAAGAACTATTTGAAAAATCATTGACCTCTTCGAGCCAGGTTATAGCGTGTCGTTTTCCTTTGCCAAACTGGAAACCTTCCCATATAATAGGTGAAGGAATTGACACAGTATGGGTGTATGAAGTGTAA
- the LOC116922732 gene encoding structural maintenance of chromosomes protein 1A isoform X1: MAKVRSNLKYIEVENFKSYQGFQRIGPLKNFSAVIGPNGSGKSNFMDAVSFVMGEKTQTLRVKRLSDLIHGASINKPVSRSAMVSAIFEVEDGTELKFTRIVQGSSSEHRFNGEMVNPQRYFTELEKLGINVKAKNFLVFQGAVENIAMKNPKERTALFEEISGSGALKEDYDRLKAEMLKAEEDTQFTLQKKKGIAAERKEARMEKEEAEKYQKLREDLAEQQVVLYLFKLYHCEQDIKTCREDIAKKQQELGKIERRKEKADEILKEKKKEHTKIGRELAKMEQDIREIESEINKKRPTFIKAKERVTHMQKKLEAAQKSLTQARKANDAHAEDIEQLEKELSEVDRRREEYEAELQSESQSQGRSVHLEEEQVAQYHRLKEEAGRQSARYLQELDSVNREQKSDQDRLDNESRVRSEIENQLRQRQHELEETQKRSDKLMEHIRTTETALEEQMKLQGDLTNEVEQSKNQIDTLQSKLDGISKNLGEAKVDKHEDARRRKKQEIVENFKRLYRGVYDRIINMCHPVHQRFNIPVTKLLGKYMEAIVVDTEETARNCIQYLKEQMLEPETFLPLNYLKAKPLKERLRVIRDPPNVRLLYDVLQYDPPEIKKAVLFVTNNALVCDTQEDAMKVAYEMEDGDRYDAVALDGTFYQKSGLISGGSRDLEKKAARWNDKQLSALKSNKEKLSEELREAMKKSRKESELHTVNCTVKGLDSRLRYALSDREKTAKQIEQSQGEIVKLEVQLRNFAPATDEIEKIMRERDLLIQNVKERMNRVEDTVFAEFCAQIGVANIRQYEERELRLHTWTQQERAKKRLEFENQKNRILNQLEFERSRDTQTNVERWERSVSDDEEELERAKQAEQKQMSEIDKEMRKLDDIKSTRMSKKNDLDNMEEDMALARRDMGTVAKDLQNVQKSITSMEAKIDQKRGERHSILKQSKMEDIIIPMSRGNMEDIEQDGNITESMNSESVTTSGNDSLNTVANSQTIYEREDRIVIDYSDLPDKYKDLFESDEVRREGDRLQRHVNELNNTIQRIQAPNMRAMQKLDLAREKLHETNEEFEKARVKTKKAKQAFERVKKERFDLFMSCFEHVSNEIDGIYKSLAKNQSAQAFLGPENPEEPYLDGINYNCVAPGKRFQPMSNLSGGEKTVAALALLFAIHSYQPAPFFVLDEIDAALDNTNISKVAGFIRTQTANLQTIVISLKEEFYSHADALIGVCPDPGECLISKMLLLDLTQYPPHQFEETQRL; this comes from the exons ATGGCGAAAGTAAGATCAAATCTTAAGTACATTGAAGTCGAAAATTTCAAATCGTACCAAGGGTTTCAACGTATTGGCCCCCTTAAGAACTTTTCGGCTGTAATTGGCCCAAATGGATCAG GAAAATCTAATTTCATGGATGCTGTTAGCTTTGTAATGGGAGAAAAAACTCAAACACTCAGAGTAAAACGGCTCAGTGATCTCATTCATGGAGCATCTATAAACAAACCAGTGTCTCGGTCTGCAATGGTTTCGGCCATATTTGAAGTGGAAGATGGAACAGAACTCAAATTTACTAGGATTGTCCAAGGTTCTTCATCTGAACACAGGTTTAATGGAGAG ATGGTAAATCCCCAACGATACTTCACTGAGTTGGAGAAATTAGGCATCAATGTAAAGGCAAAGAATTTCTTGGTGTTTcaaggagctgttgaaaatATTGCAATGAAAAATCCTAAAGAAAGAACAGCATTATTTGAAGAAATATCAGGCTCTGGGGCTTTGAAGGAAGATTATGATAGGTTAAAAGCAGAAATGTTAAAAGCTGAAGAAGACACTCAATTTACactgcaaaaaaagaaaggtatTGCTGCTGAGAGGAAAGAAGCTAGAATGGAGAAAGAGGAAGCTGAGAAGTACCAAAAGCTTCGTGAAGACCTAGCAGAACAGCAAGTTGTGCTGTACTTGTTCAAGCTGTATCATTGTGAACAAGATATCAAAACTTGCAGGGAAGACATTGCCAAGAAACAACAAGAACTTGGGAAGATTGAGAGGCGCAAAGAAAAAGCCGATGAAATcttaaaagagaagaaaaaggaacacACTAAAATCGGAAGAGAACTTGCTAA GATGGAACAAGACATACGCGAAATTGAATctgaaattaataaaaaacGCCCAACCTTTATCAAAGCCAAAGAACGAGTGACGCACATGCAGAAAAAGTTAGAAGCGGCCCAAAAATCGCTTACTCAAGCGAGAAAAGCCAATGATGCCCATGCAGAGGATATTGAGCAACTTGAAAAAGAGTTGTCGGAAGTGGACAGGCGAAGAGAAGAATATGAGGCTGAATTGCAATCGGAGAGCCAAAGTCAGGGTCGCAGCGTTCACTTGGAGGAAGAACAAGTTGCTCAGTACCATCGTTTGAAGGAAGAGGCGGGAAGACAATCGGCGCGTTACCTGCAAGAACTTGATTCGGTGAATCGCGAACAAAAGTCTGATCAAGATCGCTTGGACAATGAGTCTCGTGTCCGTAGTGAAATCGAAAACCAACTGCGTCAGCGGCAACACGAGCTCGAAGAGACGCAAAAACGCTCTGACAAGTTAATGGAGCATATTCGAACAACTGAAACGGCTCTAGAAGAGCAGATGAAATTGCAGGGTGATTTGACGAACGAAGTCGAGCAGTCCAAGAACCAGATCGATACGCTACAAAGCAAATTAGATGGAATCTCGAAAAATTTAGGTGAAGCTAAAGTCGACAAACATGAAGACGCGCGTCGCCGTAAAAAGCAAGAAATTGTCGAGAACTTTAAGCGTCTCTATCGCGGTGTTTACGATCGAATCATTAATATGTGCCATCCGGTTCACCAACGTTTCAACATACCCGTAACCAAGCTACTGGGTAAATATATGGAAGCCATCGTAGTTGATACTGAAGAAACAGCTCGAAACTGCATTCAGTATCTCAAAGAGCAAATGTTAGAGCCGGAAACATTTCTCCCTCTTAACTATTTAAAg gCGAAACCTTTGAAGGAGCGACTACGTGTCATCAGGGACCCACCGAACGTCCGTTTGCTTTACGATGTGTTGCAATACGACCCACCCGAAATCAAAAAGGccgttttgtttgttaccaATAATGCATTAGTTTGCGACACACAAGAGGACGCCATGAAAGTGGCTTATGAAATGGAAGACGGTGATCGTTATGACGCTGTGGCTTTGGACGGCACATTTTACCAGAAATCTGGTCTGATTTCCGGTGGCTCTCG GGATCTGGAGAAGAAGGCTGCCCGCTGGAATGATAAACAGCTCAGTGCCTTGAAatccaacaaagaaaaactcaGCGAAGAGCTGCGGGAAGCTATGAAGAAATCAAGGAAAGAATCTGAATTGCATACAGTCAATTGTACCGTCAAAG GTTTGGATTCTAGGCTTCGCTACGCGTTGTCGGATCGAGAGAAAACCGCCAAACAGATAGAACAGTCACAGGGAGAAATTGTGAAACTGGAAGTCCAATTGAGAAATTTTGCCCCTGCCACCGATGAAATCGAAAAAATCATGCGGGAGAGAGATTTGTTAATCCAAAATGTCAAGGAACGCATGAACCGTGTGGAAGATACCGTTTTTGCTGAATTTTGCGCTCAGATTGGTGTTGCTAACATCCGACAGTATGAAGAGCGGGAACTCAG GCTTCATACATG GACCCAACAAGAGCGAGCCAAGAAACGTCTAGAATTTGAGAACCAAAAGAATCGGATACTCAACCAGCTGGAATTCGAGCGCTCCCGGGACACACAGA CTAACGTGGAACGTTGGGAAAGATCTGTCAGTGACGATGAAGAAGAACTAGAAAGAGCCAAACAGGCCgagcaaaaacaaatgagtGAGATCGACAAGGAAATGCGGAAGTTGGATGACATTAAATCGACGCGAATGTCAAAAAAGAACGATCTTGACAATATGGAAGAAGACATGGCTTTG GCTCGACGAGATATGGGAACAGTGGCCAAAGACCTGCAGAACGTTCAAAAGTCAATCACCAGCATGGAAGCGAAAATTGATCAAAAGAGGGGCGAAAGACATAGTATTTTAAAACAGTCTAAG ATGGAAGATATTATTATTCCAATGTCACGTGGTAACATGGAAGACATAGAACAAGACGGCAATATCACAGAAAGTATGAATTCTGAGTCGGTGACAACATCAGGAAACGATTCGCTTAACACTGTGGCTAATTCTCAAACTATATACGAACGAGAAGACAG AATTGTTATTGATTATTCTGACCTACCCGATAAGTACAAAGACCTCTTTGAATCGGACGAGGTGCGCCGCGAAGGTGACCGCCTACAGCGTCATGTAAATGAGTTGAACAACACCATTCAGCGGATTCAAGCTCCGAATATGCGA GCTATGCAAAAATTGGATTTAGCGAGGGAAAAGCTACATGAGACAAATGAAGAGTTCGAAAAGGCTCGTgttaaaaccaaaaaagctAAACAGGCGTTCGAGAGGGTAAAGAAGGAGCGCTTCGATCTCTTCATGTCATGTTTTGAACACGTTTCCAACGAAATCGATGGCATTTATAAG TCGTTGGCGAAGAACCAATCTGCCCAAGCGTTTTTAGGTCCAGAAAACCCTGAAGAACCTTACCTTGATGGAATCAATTACAATTGTGTTGCACCCGGTAAACGTTTCCAGCCCATGTCAAATCTTTCCGGAGGAGAAAAGACTGTTGCAGCTTTGGCGCTACTGTTTGCCATTCACAG CTATCAGCCGGCTCCCTTTTTTGTATTGGATGAGATCGATGCTGCTCTGGATAACACGAATATAAGTAAAGTAGCTGGGTTCATCCGGACGCAAACAGCCAACTTGCAAACCATcgtcatttctttaaaagaggAATTTTATAGCCACGCTGATGCACTTATTGGAGTTTGTCCTGAC CCTGGAGAGTGTCTCATCAGCAAGATGCTTCTTCTGGATCTTACCCAATATCCGCCCCACCAGTTTGAAGAGACTCAACGtttatga
- the LOC116922732 gene encoding structural maintenance of chromosomes protein 1A isoform X2 gives MAKVRSNLKYIEVENFKSYQGFQRIGPLKNFSAVIGPNGSGKSNFMDAVSFVMGEKTQTLRVKRLSDLIHGASINKPVSRSAMVSAIFEVEDGTELKFTRIVQGSSSEHRFNGEMVNPQRYFTELEKLGINVKAKNFLVFQGAVENIAMKNPKERTALFEEISGSGALKEDYDRLKAEMLKAEEDTQFTLQKKKGIAAERKEARMEKEEAEKYQKLREDLAEQQVVLYLFKLYHCEQDIKTCREDIAKKQQELGKIERRKEKADEILKEKKKEHTKIGRELAKMEQDIREIESEINKKRPTFIKAKERVTHMQKKLEAAQKSLTQARKANDAHAEDIEQLEKELSEVDRRREEYEAELQSESQSQGRSVHLEEEQVAQYHRLKEEAGRQSARYLQELDSVNREQKSDQDRLDNESRVRSEIENQLRQRQHELEETQKRSDKLMEHIRTTETALEEQMKLQGDLTNEVEQSKNQIDTLQSKLDGISKNLGEAKVDKHEDARRRKKQEIVENFKRLYRGVYDRIINMCHPVHQRFNIPVTKLLGKYMEAIVVDTEETARNCIQYLKEQMLEPETFLPLNYLKAKPLKERLRVIRDPPNVRLLYDVLQYDPPEIKKAVLFVTNNALVCDTQEDAMKVAYEMEDGDRYDAVALDGTFYQKSGLISGGSRDLEKKAARWNDKQLSALKSNKEKLSEELREAMKKSRKESELHTVNCTVKGLDSRLRYALSDREKTAKQIEQSQGEIVKLEVQLRNFAPATDEIEKIMRERDLLIQNVKERMNRVEDTVFAEFCAQIGVANIRQYEERELRTQQERAKKRLEFENQKNRILNQLEFERSRDTQTNVERWERSVSDDEEELERAKQAEQKQMSEIDKEMRKLDDIKSTRMSKKNDLDNMEEDMALARRDMGTVAKDLQNVQKSITSMEAKIDQKRGERHSILKQSKMEDIIIPMSRGNMEDIEQDGNITESMNSESVTTSGNDSLNTVANSQTIYEREDRIVIDYSDLPDKYKDLFESDEVRREGDRLQRHVNELNNTIQRIQAPNMRAMQKLDLAREKLHETNEEFEKARVKTKKAKQAFERVKKERFDLFMSCFEHVSNEIDGIYKSLAKNQSAQAFLGPENPEEPYLDGINYNCVAPGKRFQPMSNLSGGEKTVAALALLFAIHSYQPAPFFVLDEIDAALDNTNISKVAGFIRTQTANLQTIVISLKEEFYSHADALIGVCPDPGECLISKMLLLDLTQYPPHQFEETQRL, from the exons ATGGCGAAAGTAAGATCAAATCTTAAGTACATTGAAGTCGAAAATTTCAAATCGTACCAAGGGTTTCAACGTATTGGCCCCCTTAAGAACTTTTCGGCTGTAATTGGCCCAAATGGATCAG GAAAATCTAATTTCATGGATGCTGTTAGCTTTGTAATGGGAGAAAAAACTCAAACACTCAGAGTAAAACGGCTCAGTGATCTCATTCATGGAGCATCTATAAACAAACCAGTGTCTCGGTCTGCAATGGTTTCGGCCATATTTGAAGTGGAAGATGGAACAGAACTCAAATTTACTAGGATTGTCCAAGGTTCTTCATCTGAACACAGGTTTAATGGAGAG ATGGTAAATCCCCAACGATACTTCACTGAGTTGGAGAAATTAGGCATCAATGTAAAGGCAAAGAATTTCTTGGTGTTTcaaggagctgttgaaaatATTGCAATGAAAAATCCTAAAGAAAGAACAGCATTATTTGAAGAAATATCAGGCTCTGGGGCTTTGAAGGAAGATTATGATAGGTTAAAAGCAGAAATGTTAAAAGCTGAAGAAGACACTCAATTTACactgcaaaaaaagaaaggtatTGCTGCTGAGAGGAAAGAAGCTAGAATGGAGAAAGAGGAAGCTGAGAAGTACCAAAAGCTTCGTGAAGACCTAGCAGAACAGCAAGTTGTGCTGTACTTGTTCAAGCTGTATCATTGTGAACAAGATATCAAAACTTGCAGGGAAGACATTGCCAAGAAACAACAAGAACTTGGGAAGATTGAGAGGCGCAAAGAAAAAGCCGATGAAATcttaaaagagaagaaaaaggaacacACTAAAATCGGAAGAGAACTTGCTAA GATGGAACAAGACATACGCGAAATTGAATctgaaattaataaaaaacGCCCAACCTTTATCAAAGCCAAAGAACGAGTGACGCACATGCAGAAAAAGTTAGAAGCGGCCCAAAAATCGCTTACTCAAGCGAGAAAAGCCAATGATGCCCATGCAGAGGATATTGAGCAACTTGAAAAAGAGTTGTCGGAAGTGGACAGGCGAAGAGAAGAATATGAGGCTGAATTGCAATCGGAGAGCCAAAGTCAGGGTCGCAGCGTTCACTTGGAGGAAGAACAAGTTGCTCAGTACCATCGTTTGAAGGAAGAGGCGGGAAGACAATCGGCGCGTTACCTGCAAGAACTTGATTCGGTGAATCGCGAACAAAAGTCTGATCAAGATCGCTTGGACAATGAGTCTCGTGTCCGTAGTGAAATCGAAAACCAACTGCGTCAGCGGCAACACGAGCTCGAAGAGACGCAAAAACGCTCTGACAAGTTAATGGAGCATATTCGAACAACTGAAACGGCTCTAGAAGAGCAGATGAAATTGCAGGGTGATTTGACGAACGAAGTCGAGCAGTCCAAGAACCAGATCGATACGCTACAAAGCAAATTAGATGGAATCTCGAAAAATTTAGGTGAAGCTAAAGTCGACAAACATGAAGACGCGCGTCGCCGTAAAAAGCAAGAAATTGTCGAGAACTTTAAGCGTCTCTATCGCGGTGTTTACGATCGAATCATTAATATGTGCCATCCGGTTCACCAACGTTTCAACATACCCGTAACCAAGCTACTGGGTAAATATATGGAAGCCATCGTAGTTGATACTGAAGAAACAGCTCGAAACTGCATTCAGTATCTCAAAGAGCAAATGTTAGAGCCGGAAACATTTCTCCCTCTTAACTATTTAAAg gCGAAACCTTTGAAGGAGCGACTACGTGTCATCAGGGACCCACCGAACGTCCGTTTGCTTTACGATGTGTTGCAATACGACCCACCCGAAATCAAAAAGGccgttttgtttgttaccaATAATGCATTAGTTTGCGACACACAAGAGGACGCCATGAAAGTGGCTTATGAAATGGAAGACGGTGATCGTTATGACGCTGTGGCTTTGGACGGCACATTTTACCAGAAATCTGGTCTGATTTCCGGTGGCTCTCG GGATCTGGAGAAGAAGGCTGCCCGCTGGAATGATAAACAGCTCAGTGCCTTGAAatccaacaaagaaaaactcaGCGAAGAGCTGCGGGAAGCTATGAAGAAATCAAGGAAAGAATCTGAATTGCATACAGTCAATTGTACCGTCAAAG GTTTGGATTCTAGGCTTCGCTACGCGTTGTCGGATCGAGAGAAAACCGCCAAACAGATAGAACAGTCACAGGGAGAAATTGTGAAACTGGAAGTCCAATTGAGAAATTTTGCCCCTGCCACCGATGAAATCGAAAAAATCATGCGGGAGAGAGATTTGTTAATCCAAAATGTCAAGGAACGCATGAACCGTGTGGAAGATACCGTTTTTGCTGAATTTTGCGCTCAGATTGGTGTTGCTAACATCCGACAGTATGAAGAGCGGGAACTCAG GACCCAACAAGAGCGAGCCAAGAAACGTCTAGAATTTGAGAACCAAAAGAATCGGATACTCAACCAGCTGGAATTCGAGCGCTCCCGGGACACACAGA CTAACGTGGAACGTTGGGAAAGATCTGTCAGTGACGATGAAGAAGAACTAGAAAGAGCCAAACAGGCCgagcaaaaacaaatgagtGAGATCGACAAGGAAATGCGGAAGTTGGATGACATTAAATCGACGCGAATGTCAAAAAAGAACGATCTTGACAATATGGAAGAAGACATGGCTTTG GCTCGACGAGATATGGGAACAGTGGCCAAAGACCTGCAGAACGTTCAAAAGTCAATCACCAGCATGGAAGCGAAAATTGATCAAAAGAGGGGCGAAAGACATAGTATTTTAAAACAGTCTAAG ATGGAAGATATTATTATTCCAATGTCACGTGGTAACATGGAAGACATAGAACAAGACGGCAATATCACAGAAAGTATGAATTCTGAGTCGGTGACAACATCAGGAAACGATTCGCTTAACACTGTGGCTAATTCTCAAACTATATACGAACGAGAAGACAG AATTGTTATTGATTATTCTGACCTACCCGATAAGTACAAAGACCTCTTTGAATCGGACGAGGTGCGCCGCGAAGGTGACCGCCTACAGCGTCATGTAAATGAGTTGAACAACACCATTCAGCGGATTCAAGCTCCGAATATGCGA GCTATGCAAAAATTGGATTTAGCGAGGGAAAAGCTACATGAGACAAATGAAGAGTTCGAAAAGGCTCGTgttaaaaccaaaaaagctAAACAGGCGTTCGAGAGGGTAAAGAAGGAGCGCTTCGATCTCTTCATGTCATGTTTTGAACACGTTTCCAACGAAATCGATGGCATTTATAAG TCGTTGGCGAAGAACCAATCTGCCCAAGCGTTTTTAGGTCCAGAAAACCCTGAAGAACCTTACCTTGATGGAATCAATTACAATTGTGTTGCACCCGGTAAACGTTTCCAGCCCATGTCAAATCTTTCCGGAGGAGAAAAGACTGTTGCAGCTTTGGCGCTACTGTTTGCCATTCACAG CTATCAGCCGGCTCCCTTTTTTGTATTGGATGAGATCGATGCTGCTCTGGATAACACGAATATAAGTAAAGTAGCTGGGTTCATCCGGACGCAAACAGCCAACTTGCAAACCATcgtcatttctttaaaagaggAATTTTATAGCCACGCTGATGCACTTATTGGAGTTTGTCCTGAC CCTGGAGAGTGTCTCATCAGCAAGATGCTTCTTCTGGATCTTACCCAATATCCGCCCCACCAGTTTGAAGAGACTCAACGtttatga